From Arthrobacter sp. FW306-2-2C-D06B, a single genomic window includes:
- a CDS encoding carboxymuconolactone decarboxylase family protein — MSENTPKLAGYLDKQQPGLYQALSDYAGQVTAEADRTGIPRRTLELLNYRASQINGCAFCLDLHHRRAIGYGETEQRLSLVSVHGEVGLFDEAEQVALELAEQITRMSSARPTAELFSRARKVYSDEQISVLCMACIGINAFNRLSILSEHPVRKARPSS; from the coding sequence ATGAGTGAAAATACCCCGAAGCTCGCCGGCTATCTGGACAAGCAACAGCCTGGGCTGTATCAGGCACTGTCCGACTACGCGGGTCAGGTCACTGCCGAGGCGGACAGGACCGGGATCCCGCGCCGCACACTCGAGTTGTTGAACTACCGGGCTTCGCAGATCAATGGCTGCGCGTTCTGCCTGGATCTGCATCACCGCCGCGCCATTGGCTACGGAGAGACCGAGCAGCGGCTTTCCCTGGTGTCGGTGCATGGCGAGGTGGGGCTCTTCGACGAGGCCGAACAGGTGGCGCTTGAGCTGGCCGAACAGATCACGCGCATGAGCAGCGCCCGTCCCACCGCCGAGCTGTTTTCCCGTGCACGGAAGGTCTACAGCGACGAGCAGATCAGCGTGCTGTGCATGGCATGCATCGGCATCAACGCCTTCAACCGCCTGTCCATCCTGAGCGAGCACCCGGTGCGCAAGGCCCGTCCGTCGTCGTGA
- a CDS encoding LCP family protein, which yields MNDGQHTSSQGPRHLRRKSRRKSVILISATAVAATVALAVAVAVTYVGATAVAVNNNVHRSDVLKDLKTLPQAVPKLSQDTNILIMGLDTRVDEKGKPLPPEMYDALHAGDENIGGYNSNVLMLIHIPADGSKAAGISIPRDDYVQVDGIPGSGPFKAKIKEAYGYGFAAEKTSLINAGKPDDDTTYQAARDAGRKAEIATVTKFLGSVHIDHFLEVTMAAFYQTAQAIAPITVCVNRATQDTFSGADFKAGMQQIDARQAMAFVRQRRDTTDPTYLFSDLDRERRQQAFIASVSHQLKDAGTFTDIGKMQGVLDAVSKNIVVDSELNLIQLAQQATSLTGGNISFSTLPITGFGWSPDGASINTVDVNQVQATVKELLTPVPPAPAPTTTATPTTAAASPAAAAPEAPPASGAAAPAPATPSAPASNVYADSTGALQGGAIACVK from the coding sequence ATGAATGATGGCCAGCACACAAGCTCTCAAGGTCCCCGCCACTTGCGGCGCAAGTCGCGGCGCAAGTCCGTCATCCTGATCTCGGCGACGGCGGTCGCCGCCACCGTGGCCCTGGCGGTCGCCGTCGCGGTCACCTATGTGGGCGCGACGGCGGTTGCGGTGAACAACAACGTCCACCGCTCGGATGTCCTCAAGGACCTGAAAACACTGCCCCAAGCGGTGCCGAAGCTGAGCCAGGACACGAACATCCTGATCATGGGCCTCGATACAAGGGTCGACGAGAAGGGCAAGCCCCTTCCGCCCGAGATGTATGACGCCTTGCACGCGGGCGATGAGAATATCGGCGGCTACAACTCCAACGTCCTGATGCTCATCCATATCCCGGCGGACGGTTCCAAAGCCGCGGGGATCTCGATTCCCCGGGATGACTACGTCCAGGTGGACGGCATACCCGGGAGCGGCCCGTTCAAAGCGAAAATCAAGGAGGCCTACGGCTACGGTTTCGCAGCCGAGAAGACCTCGTTGATCAACGCGGGAAAGCCCGACGACGACACCACCTACCAGGCGGCGCGCGACGCCGGGCGCAAAGCCGAAATAGCAACCGTGACCAAGTTCCTGGGCAGCGTACATATCGACCACTTCCTCGAAGTCACCATGGCCGCGTTCTATCAGACGGCCCAAGCGATCGCGCCCATCACCGTGTGCGTCAACCGGGCCACGCAGGACACCTTCTCCGGGGCCGACTTCAAAGCGGGCATGCAGCAGATCGACGCCAGGCAGGCCATGGCGTTCGTGCGGCAGCGGCGGGATACCACCGATCCGACGTACCTTTTCTCGGACCTGGACCGCGAACGCCGGCAGCAGGCGTTCATCGCCTCGGTCTCCCACCAGCTCAAAGACGCCGGGACCTTCACCGATATCGGGAAAATGCAGGGCGTCCTGGATGCCGTGAGCAAGAATATCGTGGTTGATTCGGAGCTGAACCTGATCCAGCTTGCCCAGCAGGCGACGTCGCTGACCGGGGGCAACATCTCCTTCTCCACACTGCCGATCACAGGCTTCGGCTGGTCCCCGGATGGCGCGTCCATCAACACCGTGGACGTCAACCAGGTGCAGGCAACCGTGAAGGAACTCCTCACCCCGGTCCCGCCGGCTCCCGCACCGACGACGACGGCGACCCCGACGACGGCGGCCGCCTCGCCTGCGGCCGCGGCACCTGAAGCTCCACCCGCCTCAGGGGCTGCAGCCCCAGCGCCAGCCACCCCGTCAGCACCTGCGAGCAATGTCTACGCGGATTCCACCGGGGCGCTCCAAGGCGGTGCTATTGCCTGCGTGAAATAG
- a CDS encoding NRAMP family divalent metal transporter, whose amino-acid sequence MTETKTLLAPSAALDTAHIGDIKGAFGTIRVNDEKPRSGIKARLKTLLAIIGPGLIVMVGDNDAGAFGTYTEAGQNYGTSLLWTLLLLVPVLYVNQEMVLRLGVVSGVGHARLILERFGKFWGAFSVIDLFILNALTIVTEFIGISLGLDYLGIPKIPGILLATAVIVGAASTGSFKRFERVCLTLVAGSLLLVPIIFMVHPDVGQVAHDFVVPGMPKGADLSTVTLLIIGIVGTTVAPWQLFFQQSYIIDKRITPRFLKYEKADLWLGITIVIVGAAAIISFTAATFAGTPEFGNFTDAGGVAVGLEQHVGKVAGVLFALALIDASIIGAAAVGLSTSYALGDVLGLKHSLHRKVSDAKGFYAVFAGVLLLSAIVVLIPGSPLGLLTVGVQVLAGVLLPSATVFLLLLCNDKQVLGPWVNGRFMNFFTSAVIAVLVILSLVLTAGVLFPDMGSEAILGILIGGAAVSAVAGVVFLVYRGIHPAAPSPDAVDRSQRATWRMPPIALLTAPKLSTGHRIGLTVLRTYLLIAMILVIVRVVQLALGA is encoded by the coding sequence ATGACCGAAACCAAGACCCTGCTAGCGCCCTCCGCAGCCCTGGACACAGCTCACATCGGTGATATCAAAGGTGCGTTCGGCACCATCCGCGTCAACGACGAAAAGCCCCGCTCGGGCATCAAAGCACGCCTGAAGACCCTGCTGGCGATCATCGGACCCGGGCTGATTGTCATGGTCGGCGACAACGACGCCGGCGCTTTCGGCACCTACACCGAGGCCGGACAGAACTATGGCACGTCGCTCCTCTGGACCCTGCTGCTGCTGGTTCCCGTGCTGTACGTGAACCAGGAAATGGTGCTGCGCCTGGGGGTCGTCTCCGGGGTGGGACATGCCCGCCTGATCCTCGAGCGATTCGGCAAGTTCTGGGGCGCGTTCAGCGTCATCGACCTGTTCATCCTCAACGCCCTGACCATCGTTACCGAATTCATCGGCATCAGCCTCGGTCTTGACTACCTGGGCATCCCCAAGATCCCGGGAATTCTCCTTGCCACCGCCGTGATCGTGGGCGCCGCGAGCACGGGTTCCTTCAAGCGCTTCGAGCGTGTCTGCCTGACCTTGGTGGCCGGGTCCCTGCTGCTGGTGCCGATCATCTTCATGGTCCATCCCGACGTCGGACAAGTCGCGCACGATTTCGTCGTACCCGGCATGCCCAAAGGCGCGGACCTGTCCACGGTGACGTTGCTGATCATCGGGATCGTCGGAACCACCGTGGCGCCATGGCAGCTCTTCTTCCAGCAGTCGTACATCATCGACAAGCGCATCACTCCCCGCTTCCTGAAGTACGAGAAGGCCGATCTCTGGCTGGGAATCACCATCGTCATCGTGGGCGCCGCAGCGATCATTTCCTTCACGGCGGCGACGTTTGCCGGTACCCCGGAGTTCGGCAACTTCACCGACGCCGGGGGTGTCGCCGTCGGGCTCGAACAGCACGTCGGAAAGGTTGCCGGAGTCTTGTTCGCCCTGGCCCTGATCGATGCCTCGATTATCGGGGCCGCCGCCGTCGGGCTTTCCACCTCCTATGCGCTCGGTGACGTTTTGGGGCTCAAGCACTCCCTGCACCGGAAAGTGTCCGACGCCAAAGGCTTCTACGCAGTGTTCGCCGGAGTCCTGCTCCTCTCGGCAATTGTGGTCTTGATCCCGGGCAGCCCTCTGGGTTTGCTCACCGTCGGGGTCCAGGTGCTGGCCGGGGTCCTGCTTCCCTCGGCCACGGTGTTCCTGCTGCTGCTCTGCAATGACAAGCAAGTGCTGGGACCTTGGGTGAACGGTCGGTTCATGAACTTCTTCACCTCGGCTGTGATCGCGGTCCTGGTGATCCTTTCCTTGGTGCTGACCGCCGGGGTGTTGTTCCCGGACATGGGCTCGGAGGCCATCCTGGGCATCCTCATCGGAGGCGCCGCCGTCTCCGCCGTCGCGGGAGTTGTGTTCCTGGTCTACCGCGGAATCCACCCTGCAGCGCCGAGCCCCGATGCAGTCGACCGCTCACAGCGGGCAACCTGGCGCATGCCCCCGATAGCACTGCTCACCGCCCCCAAACTGTCCACTGGGCACCGGATCGGCCTGACGGTTCTGCGAACTTACCTACTGATCGCGATGATCCTGGTCATCGTCCGGGTGGTCCAGCTAGCACTTGGCGCCTGA
- a CDS encoding ArsR/SmtB family transcription factor encodes MDADNAVCGREPDSQYVELAVEVFAMLADATRVRIILALRDGELPVNQLAELVHKSQAAVSQHLAKLRLGRVVTTRQAGTRVYYRLANEHVRQLVTDAIFQAEHSLDGTPRHHHADITD; translated from the coding sequence ATGGATGCAGATAACGCTGTGTGCGGCCGGGAGCCGGACAGCCAGTACGTCGAGCTAGCCGTCGAGGTGTTTGCGATGCTCGCCGACGCCACCCGGGTTCGCATCATTCTTGCACTGCGCGACGGCGAGTTGCCCGTCAACCAGCTGGCCGAACTGGTCCACAAATCCCAGGCAGCGGTGTCCCAGCATCTGGCCAAATTACGCCTCGGGCGTGTGGTCACCACGAGGCAAGCCGGAACCCGCGTGTACTACCGCCTCGCGAACGAGCACGTCCGCCAACTCGTCACCGATGCCATTTTCCAGGCCGAACACTCCCTTGACGGAACACCCCGCCACCACCACGCCGACATCACTGACTAG
- a CDS encoding ABC transporter permease, which produces MISVIRAFRSELLKFRRWNVLAVAGAMLVVSTFIAYLTFHQIASGATGREMTGLIAAFPTPQGLVSIIGQARSVIIAIALVMVTANLAAEWSQGTLRNLLVCEPRRLRWLAGKMLALVLFVLLAVLLTLLISGTFILVVAQGQGIQTDAWTSPEGLQVFLAFLGNEVLCLIGVSALGMVIAVLTRSVAAAVGIALAYILVVEGIIAVVLPQVSQWFPGRVFNTIVGTTVPLVGPTPLQGYPAALGAALLWIAGFVVVTAVVFPRQDVKA; this is translated from the coding sequence ATGATTTCCGTGATCCGTGCGTTTCGCAGCGAACTGCTCAAGTTTCGGCGCTGGAATGTTTTGGCGGTCGCGGGGGCGATGTTGGTGGTGAGCACCTTTATCGCTTATTTGACGTTCCACCAGATCGCATCCGGAGCCACCGGCCGTGAGATGACCGGCCTGATTGCCGCGTTCCCCACACCTCAGGGATTGGTCTCGATCATTGGCCAAGCCCGCTCCGTGATCATTGCCATCGCACTGGTGATGGTGACGGCCAATCTCGCCGCGGAATGGTCGCAAGGGACGCTGCGCAACCTATTGGTCTGTGAGCCGCGCCGCCTGCGGTGGTTGGCGGGCAAAATGCTTGCGCTGGTGCTTTTTGTGCTGCTCGCGGTGCTGCTCACCCTGCTCATCAGCGGCACATTCATCCTTGTGGTCGCTCAGGGACAGGGGATTCAGACGGATGCCTGGACCTCTCCGGAGGGGCTGCAGGTCTTCTTGGCGTTCTTGGGCAATGAGGTGCTTTGCCTCATCGGGGTGAGCGCCTTGGGCATGGTCATCGCCGTGCTCACCCGTTCGGTCGCGGCCGCCGTCGGGATCGCCCTGGCCTACATCCTGGTGGTCGAAGGCATCATCGCGGTGGTTTTGCCGCAGGTCAGCCAGTGGTTCCCGGGCCGGGTGTTCAACACCATCGTGGGGACCACCGTGCCCCTCGTAGGCCCGACGCCTCTCCAAGGTTATCCGGCGGCCCTGGGAGCAGCGCTCCTGTGGATTGCCGGCTTCGTCGTGGTGACCGCCGTCGTCTTCCCACGCCAGGACGTCAAAGCGTGA
- a CDS encoding ABC transporter ATP-binding protein, with protein MSLSSDPAGVFAIETHGLSKHFGRHTAVDGLTMRVPKGAIAGFIGPNGAGKTTTLRLLLGLVRPDAGSATVLGHSLPEVGRYLPLVEAPAFYPGLSGQTNLEVLARLGGYPRSRVSELLEVVGLSDRGRDRAGTYSLGMKQRLGVAMALLPDPELLILDEPANGLDPLGIIEMRGMLRRLAGQGKTILLSSHLLGELEQLTDWLIMLNQGKALFCGPARELLAQRVEVVVEAQDAVQLDLAARLAGEAGYAVTREDQLLRIACSAGFAETLNRQAAEAGAPDLTIRVREASLEQLFLALLKGDRS; from the coding sequence ATGTCCCTCTCCTCTGATCCCGCAGGAGTCTTCGCCATTGAAACACATGGCCTGAGCAAGCACTTTGGCAGGCATACCGCCGTCGACGGCCTGACAATGCGCGTGCCCAAGGGTGCCATCGCAGGTTTTATCGGTCCCAATGGGGCAGGCAAGACGACCACCCTTCGCCTTCTCCTGGGGCTGGTGCGGCCGGATGCGGGCAGCGCCACGGTTCTGGGCCACTCGCTCCCTGAAGTCGGGCGCTACCTGCCGCTCGTCGAAGCGCCCGCGTTCTATCCGGGCCTCTCCGGGCAGACCAATCTGGAGGTGCTCGCCCGCCTTGGTGGCTATCCCCGTTCCCGCGTGAGCGAACTTCTGGAAGTGGTGGGACTCTCCGATCGGGGGCGTGACCGGGCGGGAACCTATTCGCTGGGCATGAAGCAGCGACTTGGGGTGGCGATGGCCCTGCTGCCCGATCCGGAGCTGCTCATTCTCGACGAGCCAGCCAATGGCCTTGATCCCCTAGGCATCATCGAGATGCGCGGGATGCTGCGCCGTTTGGCCGGCCAGGGGAAAACCATCTTGCTCAGCAGTCACTTGCTCGGTGAGTTGGAACAGCTCACCGACTGGCTGATCATGCTCAATCAGGGGAAGGCGCTGTTCTGCGGACCGGCCCGGGAGCTGTTGGCCCAACGCGTCGAAGTAGTGGTCGAAGCCCAGGACGCTGTCCAGTTGGATCTGGCGGCCAGACTCGCGGGCGAGGCCGGCTATGCGGTCACGAGGGAGGATCAGCTCTTGCGCATCGCCTGTTCTGCCGGTTTTGCCGAGACGTTGAACCGGCAGGCCGCGGAAGCCGGCGCGCCGGACCTGACCATCCGAGTAAGGGAGGCCAGCCTCGAGCAGCTGTTCCTGGCACTGCTGAAAGGAGACCGCTCATGA
- a CDS encoding DUF2127 domain-containing protein — protein METKPAETTLLDRTFRVSLILKGLDGVLELIGGILLLVVTPKQIGDLVRFLTQHELAQDPHDFLANSLVHLSSNLSGSATLFGAIYLLLHGLVKIVLVWAVLKDKLWAYPWMIAFLLVFIIYQGYRIAVAFSWGLVLLTAFDIFIVWITAREYRLHRARNQQHSPSSRPAD, from the coding sequence ATGGAAACGAAACCGGCTGAAACAACCCTGCTCGACCGGACATTTCGCGTGAGCCTCATCCTGAAGGGCCTGGACGGTGTCCTGGAACTGATCGGCGGCATCCTCCTCTTAGTGGTCACGCCGAAACAAATCGGAGATCTGGTCCGGTTCCTCACCCAGCACGAACTCGCCCAGGATCCGCACGACTTCCTGGCGAACAGCTTGGTGCACCTGAGCTCCAACCTCTCAGGTTCGGCCACGCTGTTCGGCGCGATCTACCTACTGCTCCACGGCCTCGTCAAAATCGTCCTGGTCTGGGCTGTCCTGAAGGACAAGCTCTGGGCCTACCCGTGGATGATCGCGTTCTTGCTGGTCTTCATCATTTACCAGGGCTATCGGATCGCCGTGGCCTTCTCCTGGGGCTTGGTCCTCCTGACGGCCTTCGACATCTTCATCGTGTGGATCACGGCCCGCGAATACCGACTCCACCGGGCGCGAAATCAACAGCACTCCCCTTCTTCGCGGCCGGCCGACTAA
- a CDS encoding enoyl-CoA hydratase/isomerase family protein, whose translation MIELSIANGIAEIVLNAPEKLNSLDESALAELDRAYDDAAAAASRGMVRALLIRGEGRAFCAGRDIAGVTPESDDAKAYLNGLVEPLLKKMAAFPTPTFAAAHGACLGVGLGLLLATDVVYVAENAKFGSPFAKLGATLDSGGHWYFTERLGMHRTLDLIYTADLISGAEAVAQGMFSRVMPDDALLEATRIIVERVAAGATGAFTASKELVAHIRDQRLGLWAAMSEENDEQARLCKTEDYAEGFRAFQEKRAPVFKG comes from the coding sequence ATGATCGAGCTCTCCATCGCCAACGGCATCGCCGAAATTGTCCTCAATGCCCCGGAAAAGCTGAACTCGCTTGACGAGTCAGCCCTCGCGGAACTGGATAGAGCGTACGACGACGCCGCTGCCGCCGCCTCCCGCGGAATGGTGCGGGCGCTGCTCATCCGCGGAGAGGGCCGCGCCTTTTGCGCGGGACGCGACATTGCCGGTGTGACGCCGGAGAGCGACGATGCGAAGGCGTACTTGAACGGGCTCGTGGAGCCGCTGCTCAAGAAGATGGCAGCCTTCCCCACCCCGACCTTCGCGGCCGCGCATGGCGCGTGCCTCGGCGTCGGGCTCGGCCTGCTGCTCGCCACGGACGTGGTGTACGTGGCGGAGAACGCGAAGTTCGGTTCGCCGTTCGCGAAGCTGGGCGCCACATTGGACTCGGGCGGGCACTGGTACTTCACCGAACGCCTGGGCATGCACCGGACCTTGGACCTCATCTACACCGCGGACCTGATCAGCGGCGCCGAGGCTGTGGCGCAGGGAATGTTCAGCAGGGTCATGCCCGATGATGCCTTGCTGGAGGCCACGCGGATCATCGTTGAGCGGGTCGCGGCTGGTGCCACCGGTGCGTTTACGGCCAGCAAGGAACTCGTGGCCCATATCCGCGATCAGCGCCTTGGTTTGTGGGCCGCCATGTCCGAAGAGAACGACGAGCAGGCGCGGCTCTGCAAGACCGAAGACTACGCCGAGGGTTTCCGGGCATTCCAGGAGAAGCGGGCACCGGTCTTCAAGGGGTAG
- the paaE gene encoding 1,2-phenylacetyl-CoA epoxidase subunit PaaE codes for MPVVRQTAAEQAQATGRRRASFHSLSVSEVRRLTEDAIEVTFDVPAELAGQYDYLPGQYVALRTTLPDESGEPHEVRRSYSICAEPRSFADGSSEIRVAIKKDLGGIFSTWANAELKAGDTLDVMSPMGAFISKHGKDGKTVQQNVMNSMNNPQNMAGEFGDAGSFVAIAAGSGITPVIAIARTLLAANPETRFDLIYANKAAMDVMFLEELADLKDKYPSRLALHHVLSREQRIAPLMTGRIDAEKLQQLLGTAIHAQDVDEWFLCGPFELVQLCRDTLAARGVAPEHVRFELFTTGRPDRPEGNAGRPVVEDESKDTFKITFKLDGLTGDVASPTHARESILNAALRVRPDVPFACAGGVCGTCRAKLVSGTVSMDENYALEQDELDKGYVLTCQSHPTSESVTVDFDV; via the coding sequence ATGCCCGTTGTCCGCCAGACCGCAGCCGAACAAGCGCAGGCCACCGGCCGCCGTCGTGCGTCTTTTCATTCCCTCAGCGTTTCGGAAGTCCGCCGCCTGACTGAAGACGCCATCGAGGTCACGTTCGATGTTCCGGCGGAACTTGCCGGCCAGTACGACTACCTTCCCGGCCAGTACGTGGCCCTGCGGACGACCCTTCCTGACGAGAGCGGGGAGCCCCATGAGGTCCGCCGCAGCTACTCCATCTGCGCAGAGCCGCGCAGCTTCGCGGACGGCAGCAGCGAGATCCGCGTGGCCATCAAGAAGGACCTGGGCGGCATCTTCTCCACGTGGGCGAACGCGGAACTCAAGGCCGGCGACACCCTCGACGTCATGAGCCCCATGGGTGCGTTCATTTCCAAGCATGGCAAGGACGGCAAGACTGTCCAGCAGAACGTCATGAACTCCATGAACAATCCGCAGAACATGGCGGGCGAGTTCGGCGACGCCGGATCCTTCGTGGCCATCGCCGCCGGTTCGGGCATCACCCCGGTGATCGCGATCGCCCGTACCCTGCTGGCCGCGAACCCGGAGACGCGCTTCGACCTGATCTACGCCAACAAGGCCGCCATGGACGTCATGTTCCTCGAGGAACTGGCGGACCTGAAGGACAAGTACCCGTCGCGCCTGGCGCTGCACCACGTGTTGTCGCGCGAGCAGCGCATTGCGCCGCTCATGACGGGACGTATCGACGCCGAGAAGCTGCAGCAGCTGCTGGGCACCGCGATCCACGCGCAGGACGTGGACGAATGGTTCCTGTGCGGGCCGTTCGAGCTGGTCCAGTTGTGCCGGGATACCCTCGCCGCCCGTGGCGTGGCACCCGAGCACGTCCGCTTTGAGCTCTTCACCACCGGCCGCCCGGACCGCCCCGAGGGCAACGCCGGCCGGCCCGTTGTGGAGGACGAGTCGAAGGACACGTTCAAGATCACCTTCAAGCTGGATGGGTTGACCGGCGATGTCGCCAGCCCGACCCACGCCCGGGAGTCCATCCTCAATGCGGCCTTGCGGGTCCGCCCGGACGTTCCGTTCGCGTGCGCCGGTGGCGTCTGCGGCACGTGCCGCGCCAAACTGGTCTCTGGGACGGTCAGCATGGACGAGAACTACGCCTTGGAGCAGGATGAGTTGGACAAGGGCTACGTGCTGACGTGCCAGTCCCACCCCACCAGTGAATCCGTCACGGTCGATTTCGACGTCTAA
- the paaD gene encoding 1,2-phenylacetyl-CoA epoxidase subunit PaaD — MFLQETPTQTKQTAEQKAWGIAATVCDPEIPVLSIEDLGILRNVQLFDDGGLVPAVQVTITPTYSGCPAMDAIRDDLKTAFHKEGYPSVYVELVLAPAWTTDWMTEHGKAKLQEYGIAPPSGRAAAGGHAGKVRLSLAVKCPQCSSLNTKELTRFGSTSCKALFVCQDCKEPFDYFKVL, encoded by the coding sequence ATGTTCCTTCAAGAAACACCAACACAGACCAAGCAAACCGCCGAGCAGAAGGCCTGGGGGATTGCTGCCACGGTTTGCGATCCGGAGATTCCCGTCCTCAGCATCGAGGATCTGGGGATCCTCCGGAACGTCCAATTGTTCGACGACGGCGGGCTGGTCCCCGCGGTCCAGGTCACCATTACGCCGACCTACTCGGGCTGTCCCGCGATGGACGCCATCCGCGATGACCTCAAGACCGCGTTCCACAAAGAGGGCTACCCGAGCGTCTACGTCGAGCTCGTCCTGGCTCCGGCCTGGACCACCGACTGGATGACCGAGCACGGCAAGGCCAAGCTGCAGGAATACGGCATCGCACCTCCAAGTGGCAGGGCAGCAGCCGGCGGCCACGCCGGCAAAGTGCGGCTCAGCCTCGCCGTGAAATGCCCCCAGTGTTCATCACTGAACACCAAGGAACTCACCCGCTTTGGTTCCACGTCCTGCAAGGCGCTCTTCGTCTGCCAGGACTGCAAGGAACCGTTCGACTACTTCAAAGTCCTGTAA
- the paaC gene encoding 1,2-phenylacetyl-CoA epoxidase subunit PaaC yields MEGHGDISVGVKGAGASGDGSASATRITPGNALRPEDIALEIRKGQVKPSEDVAEYALRIGDDGLILAQRLGHWISRAPELEEDVALGNIALDQLGHARSFLTYAGAAWDKSEDDLAYFRREHEFRSAHLFEQPNGDFAVTIARQFIVSYYQFELYKRLTGSTDATIAAIAAKALKEVDYHRDHSAQWVLRLAGGTEESRRRIVRAFKLVWPYVEELFEDDELTARLAESGAGVQPSSLRADFDQLTGEILSEAGLDEELNLERIPQSLGGGRQGKHSEHLGYLLAEMQVLAREHPGASW; encoded by the coding sequence ATCGAGGGCCACGGCGACATTTCCGTCGGAGTCAAGGGAGCAGGTGCCTCCGGAGACGGTTCCGCAAGCGCCACCCGCATCACCCCCGGGAACGCCCTGCGCCCCGAGGACATCGCGCTCGAGATCCGCAAGGGACAAGTCAAGCCAAGCGAAGACGTCGCGGAATACGCACTGCGCATCGGCGACGACGGCCTGATCCTCGCGCAGCGCCTGGGTCACTGGATCTCCCGTGCCCCGGAGCTCGAAGAAGACGTCGCCCTCGGCAACATCGCGCTCGACCAGCTCGGCCACGCCCGTTCCTTCCTCACCTACGCCGGCGCGGCATGGGACAAGTCCGAGGACGATCTGGCGTACTTCCGCCGGGAGCACGAATTCCGCTCCGCCCACCTGTTCGAGCAGCCCAACGGTGACTTCGCCGTCACCATCGCCCGGCAATTCATCGTGAGCTACTACCAGTTCGAGCTCTACAAGCGGCTGACCGGATCCACGGATGCCACCATCGCAGCCATCGCGGCGAAGGCCCTCAAAGAGGTCGACTACCACCGCGACCACAGCGCGCAGTGGGTCCTCCGGCTTGCCGGCGGCACGGAAGAGTCCCGCCGTCGTATCGTCCGGGCGTTCAAGCTCGTCTGGCCCTACGTCGAAGAACTCTTCGAAGACGACGAGCTCACGGCCCGCCTCGCTGAAAGCGGAGCAGGCGTGCAGCCCTCCAGCCTCCGCGCGGACTTCGACCAGCTCACGGGCGAAATCCTGAGCGAAGCCGGCCTTGACGAGGAACTCAATCTCGAACGTATCCCGCAATCCTTGGGTGGCGGACGCCAGGGCAAGCATTCCGAGCATTTGGGCTACCTGCTCGCCGAGATGCAGGTGCTGGCCCGCGAACACCCCGGCGCAAGCTGGTGA
- the paaB gene encoding 1,2-phenylacetyl-CoA epoxidase subunit PaaB produces the protein MSTPVTPPANEANAPHETPWSLWEVFVRSSRGLSHVHAGSLHAPDAAMALRNARDLYTRRNEGVSIWVVPADAISSSDPDSKGSFFESPQGKDYRHATYYTKSEGVKHL, from the coding sequence ATGAGCACCCCAGTCACGCCACCGGCCAACGAAGCCAACGCACCCCACGAAACTCCCTGGAGCCTCTGGGAAGTCTTCGTCCGCTCAAGCCGCGGCTTGTCCCACGTCCATGCCGGATCCTTGCACGCTCCCGACGCGGCGATGGCGCTGCGCAACGCCCGTGACCTCTACACGCGTCGCAACGAGGGCGTGTCCATCTGGGTGGTCCCGGCCGATGCGATTTCCTCGAGCGACCCGGATTCCAAGGGTTCCTTCTTCGAGTCCCCGCAGGGCAAGGACTACCGCCACGCGACGTATTACACCAAGAGCGAAGGCGTGAAGCACCTGTGA